A section of the Ovis canadensis isolate MfBH-ARS-UI-01 breed Bighorn chromosome 1, ARS-UI_OviCan_v2, whole genome shotgun sequence genome encodes:
- the VPS26C gene encoding vacuolar protein sorting-associated protein 26C: MGTTLDIKIKRANKVYHAGEMLSGVVVISGKDSVQHQGLSLTVEGTVNLQLSAKSVGVFEAFYNSVKPIQVINSTIEMVKPGKFPGGKTEIPFEFPLHVKSNKVLYETYHGVFVNIQYTLRCDMRRSLLAKDLTKTCEFIVHSTPQKGKWTPSPVDFTITPDTLQNVKERALLPKFLIRGHLNSTSCVITQPLTGELVVESSEAAIKSIELQLVRVETCGCAEGYARDATEIQNIQIADGDVCRGLSIPIYMVFPRLFTCPTLETTNFKVEFEVNIVVLLHPDHLITENFPLKLCRM, translated from the exons GAAATGCTCTCCGGGGTGGTGGTCATATCTGGGAAGGACTCTGTCCAGCACCAGGGCCTCTCCCTGACGGTGGAAGGAACCGTGAACCTGCAGCTCAGTGCCAAGAGCGTGGGAGTGTTCGAAGCCTTCTATAATTCCGTTAAG CCCATCCAGGTCATCAACAGTACCATCGAAATGGTGAAGCCAGGAAAATTTCCCGGCGGCAAAACAGAAATTCCTTTCGAGTTTCCACTGCACGTGAAGAGTAACAAAGTTCTGTACGAGACGTACCATGGCGTGTTCGTCAACATCCAG TATACCCTGCGCTGTGACATGCGGCGGTCCCTGCTGGCCAAGGACTTGACCAAGACCTGCGAGTTCATCGTCCACTCCACC CCTCAGAAGGGGAAATGGACTCCGAGCCCCGTGGACTTCACGATCACACCTGACACCTTACAGAACGTCAAAGAG AGGGCCTTGCTCCCCAAATTTCTCATCAGAGGACATCTCAACTCGACCAGCTGTGTGATCACACAGCCACTGACGGGAGAGCTGGTGGTGGAGAGCTCGGAGGCCGCCATCAAAAGCATCGAGCTGCAGCTGGTGCGCGTGGAGACGTGCG GCTGTGCAGAAGGCTACGCCCGTGATGCCACAGAGATTCAGAACATTCAGATCGCCGATGGGGACGTGTGTCGGGGGCTCTCCATCCCCATCTACATGGTCTTCCCCCGGCTGTTCACCTGCCCAACGCTGGAGACCACCAACTTCAAAGTGG AGTTTGAGGTGAACATCGTGGTGCTGCTTCACCCCGACCACCTCATCACCGAGAACTTCCCACTGAAGCTCTGCAGGATGTAG